From a single Vitis vinifera cultivar Pinot Noir 40024 chromosome 18, ASM3070453v1 genomic region:
- the LOC100852637 gene encoding laccase-15-like, with protein sequence MWLIMKVFLLQILAFLLFGGGIYCQASTRRLTFVVREASYTRLCSSKNILTVNGQFPGPTIYAKKGETIIVDVYNKGKENITIHWHGVSMPRYPWTDGPEYITQCPIQPGSKFSQKIILSFEEGTLWWHAHSDWTRATVHGAIIIYPKNGTKYPFPKPNAEVPIILGQWWKSDVNVVRDEALATGADPNVSDSLLINGQPGDLLPCSKSGTFKLTVDHGKTYLLRIINAALNEALFFSIAKHKMTVVGTDGSYTKPLTQDYITIHPGQTYDVLLEANQHPDHYYMAAKTYSSAPTTSNALAALAAPNAFDNTTTTAIVQYRGYYTPSSPPSLPDFPAYNDANASVQVMAGLQSLANVEHPCNVPLSPSTKLIYTVSMNSFLCPNNSCGGPNGTRFAASINNISFQSPTIDILQAYYYNISGVYGDKFPSVPPLVYNFTTDILPLEYQTPKNRTEVRVLEYNSTVEIVFQGTSLISGTTHPMHLHGYSFYVVGWGFGNFDKNRDPLRYNLVDPPLQSTISVPTKGWAAIRFEASNPGVWFMHCHVERHLTWGMETAFIVKNGKHPEAEILPPPSDMPPC encoded by the exons ATGTGGCTGATCATGAAGGTTTTCCTCTTGCAAATTTTAGCGTTTCTACTTTTTGGTGGTGGCATCTATTGCCAAGCTTCAACCCGTCGGCTTACTTTTGTG GTGAGGGAAGCTTCATATACAAGGCTTTGTAGCTCCAAGAACATCTTAACAGTAAATGGACAATTTCCAGGACCAACTATATATGCTAAGAAAGGAGAGACGATCATTGTTGACGTTTataacaaaggaaaagaaaacatcaCCATTCACTG GCATGGGGTGAGCATGCCTAGATATCCATGGACAGATGGTCCCGAGTATATCACACAATGCCCAATTCAACCAGGGTCAAAATTTAGCCAAAAGATCATCCTTTCCTTTGAGGAAGGCACTCTATGGTGGCATGCTCACAGTGATTGGACCCGAGCCACCGTTCATGGAGCTATAATCATCTATCCCAAGAATGGAACCAAGTATCCTTTTCCCAAACCTAATGCAGAAGTTCCCATCATATTAG GACAATGGTGGAAGAGTGATGTGAATGTGGTTCGAGATGAAGCACTTGCAACTGGAGCTGACCCCAATGTCTCTGATTCTTTATTGATAAATGGACAACCTGGTGATTTATTGCCATGCTCAAAATCAG GCACATTCAAGCTAACGGTGGATCATGGAAAGACCTATCTACTTCGCATAATCAATGCTGCCTTGAACGAGgctctcttcttctccattgccaAGCATAAAATGACAGTGGTTGGAACAGATGGTAGCTACACGAAACCATTGACACAAGATTATATCACAATACATCCTGGCCAAACCTACGATGTCTTACTAGAAGCTAACCAACACCCGGATCACTATTACATGGCAGCTAAAACTTATTCCAGTGCCCCGACAACTTCTAATGCTTTGGCAGCTCTGGCAGCTCCTAATGCTTTTGATAACACAACCACCACAGCTATTGTACAGTATAGGGGATACTACACTCCATCTTCACCTCCCTCCTTACCTGATTTTCCTGCATACAATGACGCAAATGCATCAGTTCAGGTCATGGCCGGCCTCCAAAGCTTAGCAAATGTAGAACATCCTTGCAATGTCCCACTGAGCCCGAGCACTAAACTGATTTACACTGTTTCTATGAACTCGTTCCTATGCCCCAATAATTCATGTGGAGGACCCAATGGGACGCGGTTTGCCGCAAGTATAAACAACATAAGCTTCCAATCCCCTACAATTGACATACTGCAAGCTTACTATTATAACATCAGTGGTGTATATGGAGATAAATTTCCTAGCGTTCCACCACTAGTGTACAATTTTACCACTGATATTCTTCCCTTAGAGTATCAAACGCCGAAAAATAGAACAGAAGTAAGGGTGCTCGAGTATAACTCCACAGTGGAGATTGTTTTTCAAGGGACAAGCTTGATTTCAGGGACAACCCACCCCATGCATCTCCATGGATACAGTTTCTATGTTGTTGGATGGGGATTTgggaattttgataaaaataggGACCCATTGCGCTACAATCTGGTGGATCCTCCCCTTCAGAGTACCATCTCTGTTCCTACGAAAGGTTGGGCTGCAATCAGATTCGAGGCATCCAACCCTG GAGTGTGGTTCATGCATTGCCATGTAGAACGCCATCTAACTTGGGGCATGGAAACTGCGTTCATAGTGAAAAATGGTAAACACCCCGAAGCTGAAATCTTGCCTCCGCCATCTGACATGCCACCATGTTGA